From Leishmania braziliensis MHOM/BR/75/M2904 complete genome, chromosome 22, a single genomic window includes:
- a CDS encoding putative translation initiation factor IF-2 produces MAASALCTVRRYQSQSSRVRPSLQWQDGQVDPRFSSEGNMRRLNAETMPHFVKATIQKDRREMGLGEVFDWVEFAKDAIYIPTRAGPLWVGSDDPRASKFVRRREKMKRQPLQRTRQKPGADQAKALEDHPLREFFTTPSNLHDPMSIAAGLHCAGMIREYDVRHTASKIEYVPRPPIVSIMGHVDHGKTTLLDHLRHTNVAAVEAGGITQNVGAFQVKTPDGHFITFIDTPGHAAFTAMREVGATANDIIVLVVSAVDGVQPQTREVIELARRRGTPMVVAVTKIDRQPDCDYVRDQLAENGVELEERGGDVQLVKVCAKDGRGVRELLEALQLQAELCEVATPAPSRAELYVLESRNLGVSEVAAVVRCGTVRPGQVLVSGTIYGTVKRVMDDHGVTLGEARSSMPVVLHGFRVPPKPGSVAMQVSSETHAEKFSYFMRDVYTVEGNRENYLQILNQERRGLIHGRKPDNNIVRAYSTKAFILSCKAATFGMLQALLKTIYELPRLEGVSLDIRITEVGGLKDSDLILTGSSGQPGCVLLFGDCKDSFSLDVPTNVRVLRFNVLYHGIDELKQTLVDSLPKVKKTRIMATAECLQTFKASQAGRAGNAGGMRVTKGTLDAAHLTFRVMRRPKDLKGGLAAAVAAASGIKMSLSGSNAAAAADDETREVVYEGQLKELRRFKDLVPTVETGLECGVVLHDDFSFRVGDVLEQVEEYEESRDVTEEYEAAEKREKILRETAEVQARMEDEESRAAEQAASSAELHEKLKAMSG; encoded by the coding sequence ATGGCGGCGTCTGCGCTGTGCACGGTCCGCCGCTACCAGTCGCAGAGCAGCCGCGTGCGGccgtcgctgcagtggcaAGACGGTCAAGTAGATCCACGCTTCTCGTCGGAGGGCAACATGCGTCGGCTCAACGCAGAGACGATGCCGCACTTTGTGAAGGCGACCATCCAGAAGGACCGGCGCGAGATGGGGCTGGGCGAGGTGTTCGACTGGGTGGAGTTTGCAAAGGACGCCATCTATATCCCGACCCGAGCTGGCCCGCTCTGGGTCGGCAGCGATGACCCACGTGCGTCGAAGTTTGTTCGGCGGCGGGAGAAGATGaagcggcagccgctgcagcggacGCGGCAGAAGCCGGGGGCGGACCAAGCCAAGGCCCTCGAGGACCACCCCCTCCGCGAGTTCTTCACGACACCGTCTAACCTGCACGACCCCATGAGCATCGCAGCCGGCCTGCACTGTGCTGGAATGATCCGCGAGTATGACGTGAGGCACACAGCGTCGAAGATCGAATATGTGCCACGGCCGCCGATCGTGTCAATCATGGGCCACGTCGATCATGGCAAGACGACGTTGCTGGATCACCTGCGCCACACGAACGTGGCGGCGGTTGAGGCGGGCGGCATCACACAGAACGTTGGCGCCTTTCAGGTTAAGACGCCAGACGGGCACTTCATCACCTTCATCGACACGCCCGGCCACGCTGCCTTCACGGCGATGAGGGAAGTCGGCGCCACGGCAAACGACATaatcgtcctcgtcgtctccGCCGTGGACGGTGTGCAGCCACAGACGCGCGAGGTTATCGagctggcgcggcgcagaggcacaccgaTGGTGGTCGCCGTTACAAAGATTGACCGGCAGCCCGACTGCGACTACGTGAGGGATCAGCTGGCTGAGAACGGggtggagctggaggagagaggcggcgacgTACAGCTCGTCAAGGTCTGCGCCAAAGATGGCCGCGGTGTCCGTGAGCTGCTCGAGGCACTGCAACTGCAGGCGGAGCTGTGCGAGGTGGCAACGCCCGCCCCGTCTCGTGCTGAGCTGTACGTTCTTGAGTCGCGCAACTTGGGTGTCAGCGAGGTGGCAGCGGTtgtgcgctgcggcacggTGAGGCCCGGGCAGGTGCTTGTCTCAGGCACCATCTACGGTACAGTGAAGCGAGTCATGGACGACCACGGCGTCACGCTCGGCGAGGCGAGGTCGTCGATGCCGGTCGTGCTGCATGGCTTTCGGGTGCCGCCGAAGCCAGGATCGGTGGCGATGCAGGTGAGCAGCGAGACGCACGCTGAAAAGTTCAGCTACTTCATGCGTGACGTGTACACCGTCGAGGGCAACCGTGAGAATTACTTACAGATCCTCAACCAAGAGCGACGAGGTCTCATCCACGGCCGGAAGCCAGACAACAACATAGTGCGTGCATACAGCACCAAGGCGTTCATTCTATCGTGCAAGGCCGCCACGTTCGGGatgctgcaggcgctgctgaagacgATCTACGAGCTGCCGCGACTCGAGGGCGTATCACTGGACATCCGCATCACGGAGGTTGGTGGGCTGAAGGACTCCGACCTGATCCTGACAGGATCGTCCGGCCAGCCCGGGTGCGTCCTGCTCTTTGGCGACTGCAAGGACTCCTTCTCGCTGGACGTACCGACCAACGTGCGGGTGTTGCGGTTCAACGTGCTGTACCATGGAATTGACGAGTTGAAGCAGACGCTTGTCGACTCCTTGCCCaaggtgaagaagacgcGCATCATGGCGACGGCAGAGTGCCTGCAGACCTTCAAGGCCTCCCAGGCGGGTCGCGCCGGCAACGCTGGAGGTATGAGGGTCACGAAGGGCACCCTCGACGCGGCCCATCTTACCTTTCGCGTGATGCGGCGACCGAAGGACTTGAAGGGGgggctggcagcggcggtagcagcagcgagcggcATCAAGATGAGCCTGTCCGGCAGCAatgccgcagccgcggccGACGACGAGACACGGGAGGTTGTGTACGAGGGCCAGttgaaggagctgcgccgcttcaaGGATCTTGTGCCGACGGTAGAGACGGGCCTGGAGTGTGGTGTCGTGTTGCACGACGACTTCAGCTTCCGTGTCGGGGACGTGCTGGAGCAGGTTGAGGAGTACGAGGAGAGCCGCGACGTCACCGAGGAGtacgaggcggcggagaagCGCGAGAAGATTCTGCGCGAAACGGCCGAGGTGCAGGCGCGCatggaggacgaggagtCGAGGGCTGCCGAGCAGGCAGCGAGCAGTGCCGAGCTGCATGAGAAGCTCAAGGCCATGTCCGGGTAA